A single Spartobacteria bacterium DNA region contains:
- a CDS encoding ABC transporter ATP-binding protein: MGSNQDCIDIKDLKRTYVMGEVEVPVLRGVNACIPRGELSVILGASGSGKSTLLNMIGGIDRPSSGIMDVFGMDISDYDDDQLTTYRRDNVGFVFQFYNLVPTLTAKENVEVSTEIARDPMDAAEALKLVGLGDRIDYFPAQMSGGQQQRVAIARALAKNPKLMLCDEPTGALDHETSIQVLSLLQKLNKELQTTIVMITHAQPIAQMANHVLHLQDGVILKTDDNKQPKSPSEIVW; encoded by the coding sequence ATGGGCTCAAATCAGGATTGTATTGATATCAAAGATTTGAAGCGCACTTACGTCATGGGTGAGGTCGAAGTGCCTGTTTTGCGCGGCGTAAATGCCTGTATTCCACGTGGGGAGCTGTCTGTTATTTTAGGGGCATCCGGATCGGGAAAAAGTACGTTGCTGAATATGATCGGTGGGATCGATCGCCCCTCGTCGGGTATAATGGATGTTTTTGGGATGGATATCTCCGATTATGATGATGATCAATTAACCACGTACCGGCGGGATAACGTGGGGTTTGTTTTTCAGTTCTATAACTTGGTGCCGACGTTAACGGCAAAAGAAAATGTTGAAGTTTCCACAGAGATTGCCCGTGACCCGATGGATGCCGCCGAAGCGTTGAAACTTGTCGGGTTGGGTGATCGCATCGATTATTTTCCCGCCCAGATGTCGGGAGGGCAGCAGCAGCGGGTCGCCATTGCACGCGCATTGGCCAAAAATCCCAAACTGATGCTCTGCGATGAACCAACCGGTGCCTTAGATCATGAAACCAGCATTCAGGTGCTGTCGCTTTTACAGAAATTGAATAAAGAGCTACAAACGACCATTGTCATGATTACCCATGCGCAGCCTATTGCACAGATGGCTAACCATGTTCTGCATCTGCAGGACGGAGTGATTCTTAAAACGGACGACAATAAACAGCCGAAATCCCCGTCGGAGATCGTCTGGTGA
- a CDS encoding FtsX-like permease family protein, with amino-acid sequence MTVLTAKLFRDMRQSSGMLLAIVAIIAFGISSYVSMLGAYRNLDQSRARYYSESRMADFWIDLKKAPVDDVRQVLSISGISSIRERISFPVMVDFDGVERPVNALALSLPDIPKPVINNVVMRSGSYFTPDQQNQVIVSEKFAKARNLTPGDRVRVLMDGQMKTLVVVGTAISSEFIYLSQPGSMMDNPGDYGVLFVKRSFAENVFDFSGCCNSIVGLLTPELRSSGAKSIFEHMKFLLKPYGLFSITPLSEQSSNQTLLSEMGGLQTMASFLPVLFLGVAAMVLNVLMTRMAEQQRTIIGTLKALGYTGKEVRGHFRWFGIVVGLTGGVSGSLLGFWLAGGMVAMYQGVFTFPHLYNELFPGLMLTGCLIALVFSVLGSLRGVRLVSLLNPAEAMRQPSPPIGEKTVLERFERFWNALDFRWQMLLRNVCRQKGRTAVAIIAAIAGSSLVLISLGMMNSMDAMITYQFDNVMTGDYTLSFKDAVARDALRFVQNQPGVARAECLFDVAGTFINGNHSKKGVITGVQSDACLTRMFDEQGRLVTVPPYGVAMSAHLAKQLDVKAGDTLTFVPVRGAQKRCSIPVVAIIKSVIGLEVYGNIDWINQLMGESGVLTSVQLQGRLNHEQETAFFQTVKNMPMVQSVASIQSQKRALSTQFNQSMGSMVMVMVIFAGVIFFGAILNGALISIAERKREIATFRVLGYTPVEISQTFLRENLLTNMLGALLGLPVGYWLLVGMMTQFATDAYRFPCVVYPITWFYTLALAVIFVLGAQLIVHRQILKINWQEALSMKE; translated from the coding sequence GTGACCGTCTTAACGGCTAAATTATTCCGTGATATGCGGCAATCCTCAGGGATGTTGCTGGCGATTGTTGCCATCATTGCCTTTGGCATCTCTTCGTATGTGAGCATGCTTGGTGCATACCGTAATCTTGATCAGTCTCGAGCCCGTTATTATTCGGAATCCAGGATGGCTGATTTCTGGATTGACCTAAAAAAAGCACCCGTTGATGACGTTCGCCAAGTCCTCAGCATAAGTGGCATTTCATCCATTCGTGAGCGTATCAGCTTTCCTGTTATGGTAGATTTTGACGGCGTGGAAAGACCTGTGAATGCTTTGGCATTGTCGCTCCCTGATATTCCTAAGCCGGTTATCAATAATGTCGTTATGCGTAGTGGTTCGTATTTCACACCGGATCAGCAGAATCAGGTTATTGTATCTGAGAAATTCGCCAAAGCCCGAAATCTTACACCCGGCGATCGGGTGCGTGTCTTGATGGATGGTCAAATGAAGACGCTAGTCGTCGTAGGCACCGCCATTTCATCGGAGTTCATTTACCTGTCACAGCCGGGAAGTATGATGGATAATCCCGGTGACTACGGTGTTTTGTTTGTCAAACGGAGTTTTGCTGAGAATGTATTCGATTTTTCCGGGTGCTGTAACAGTATCGTAGGACTGTTAACTCCCGAATTGAGAAGCAGCGGTGCGAAGTCAATTTTTGAGCATATGAAGTTTTTGCTGAAGCCTTATGGATTGTTTTCCATTACACCGCTGAGCGAACAGTCGTCGAATCAAACGTTACTTTCAGAAATGGGCGGCCTGCAAACAATGGCGTCTTTTCTGCCCGTGCTTTTTCTGGGGGTAGCAGCTATGGTGCTGAATGTGTTGATGACCCGCATGGCGGAGCAGCAGCGAACGATTATCGGAACACTGAAAGCGTTGGGCTATACGGGTAAAGAGGTGCGGGGACATTTTCGGTGGTTTGGTATTGTTGTAGGGCTAACAGGAGGTGTCAGCGGAAGTTTGTTGGGATTCTGGCTGGCTGGTGGTATGGTTGCAATGTATCAGGGCGTGTTTACTTTTCCACACTTATATAACGAGTTGTTTCCAGGATTGATGCTGACAGGGTGTTTGATTGCCCTGGTGTTTTCCGTGCTTGGCTCGTTGCGTGGCGTGCGTTTGGTTTCGCTTCTAAACCCGGCAGAAGCTATGCGGCAACCGTCTCCTCCCATCGGTGAAAAAACGGTTTTGGAGCGGTTTGAGCGATTTTGGAATGCGCTTGATTTTCGGTGGCAGATGCTGTTGCGAAATGTTTGCCGACAAAAAGGTCGTACCGCAGTTGCTATTATTGCGGCCATCGCGGGCTCCTCGCTTGTTTTGATTTCGTTGGGTATGATGAATTCCATGGATGCCATGATTACCTATCAGTTTGATAATGTCATGACGGGGGATTACACGCTGTCTTTCAAAGATGCGGTAGCCCGCGATGCGCTACGTTTTGTCCAGAACCAGCCAGGCGTTGCGCGAGCCGAGTGTCTGTTTGATGTTGCAGGGACTTTTATCAATGGAAACCATTCCAAAAAGGGTGTCATAACTGGTGTTCAATCCGATGCCTGCCTTACCCGCATGTTTGATGAACAGGGTCGACTTGTGACTGTCCCGCCTTATGGCGTTGCCATGTCGGCCCATCTGGCTAAGCAACTGGATGTAAAAGCTGGTGATACACTGACGTTTGTTCCTGTGCGCGGGGCGCAAAAACGATGCAGCATTCCGGTTGTGGCCATTATCAAAAGTGTGATCGGTCTTGAGGTATACGGAAACATTGACTGGATCAATCAATTGATGGGAGAGTCTGGGGTATTAACTTCTGTTCAGCTCCAGGGACGCCTGAATCACGAACAGGAAACCGCCTTTTTTCAAACCGTCAAGAATATGCCCATGGTTCAGAGCGTTGCGAGCATTCAGAGTCAGAAACGTGCTCTCTCTACACAGTTCAATCAGTCCATGGGGAGCATGGTTATGGTCATGGTTATATTTGCAGGCGTGATCTTTTTTGGAGCCATCCTGAATGGAGCACTTATTTCTATCGCCGAACGGAAACGCGAAATTGCGACGTTCAGGGTGCTTGGCTATACCCCCGTTGAAATCAGCCAAACGTTCCTGCGCGAAAATCTATTGACCAATATGCTCGGCGCACTGTTGGGCTTACCTGTGGGGTATTGGCTGCTTGTCGGTATGATGACGCAGTTTGCAACAGATGCCTACCGTTTCCCGTGCGTTGTGTATCCAATAACATGGTTTTATACGTTGGCATTGGCTGTGATTTTTGTTTTGGGTGCTCAACTCATTGTGCATCGGCAAATATTGAAGATTAACTGGCAGGAAGCGTTGAGCATGAAAGAATAA
- a CDS encoding HlyD family efflux transporter periplasmic adaptor subunit, with protein MNKKKSGKSKKKWIISLLLIAAAAGWVAYDSVMSAQLVTLAPVTRATINQYVEEKGRTSLPHIYHMTMPLAGRVLPLSVQEGDVVTNGQLVVQLENNDWTDALKEANDMVGAMQAGLEAVKAKLGIDDAALEYTQWLWNAKNKLFKEQQTSEIEAKDAYRDYVASQGSKQMDVAVLSAFSAFTSITKLMPIYVNRQLDRTKLVSPVDGVVLTRYVWNERYMQPGEQLLDIGEMDTLEVTSDILTEQAVQIKAGDVVELYGEAIGEKPLRATVRLVEPQAFTKLSSLGVEQQRVPVRIAFDPKDYKAWQRAGKKLGLGYRVQVRVITGVRNQALVIPRTALFRSNDQQWQVYVVRNEKAVLTTVELGLMNDEQVEVVKGVQEKDQVIIAPDTSIKNGIRVKADH; from the coding sequence ATGAATAAAAAGAAATCAGGTAAATCGAAGAAAAAATGGATCATTTCACTACTTCTGATTGCAGCTGCTGCCGGATGGGTGGCGTACGATAGTGTAATGTCAGCTCAGCTTGTTACGCTCGCTCCAGTTACACGTGCGACGATTAATCAATACGTGGAGGAAAAAGGCCGCACCTCATTACCGCATATCTATCATATGACAATGCCGTTGGCAGGACGAGTACTGCCCCTTTCTGTACAAGAAGGTGATGTGGTAACAAACGGACAATTAGTTGTTCAATTGGAGAACAACGATTGGACAGATGCTTTAAAAGAAGCCAACGACATGGTCGGTGCGATGCAGGCCGGACTTGAAGCCGTTAAAGCCAAATTGGGCATAGACGATGCAGCCCTGGAGTACACACAGTGGCTCTGGAACGCAAAAAACAAGCTTTTCAAGGAACAGCAAACCAGCGAAATCGAAGCCAAGGACGCGTATCGCGACTATGTGGCGTCTCAGGGCTCAAAGCAGATGGATGTGGCCGTGTTGTCGGCCTTTTCCGCCTTTACATCGATAACCAAGCTTATGCCCATCTATGTTAATCGCCAACTGGATCGCACCAAACTTGTAAGCCCTGTCGACGGGGTGGTTCTCACGCGTTATGTATGGAACGAACGCTATATGCAGCCGGGAGAACAGCTTCTTGATATTGGCGAGATGGATACGCTTGAAGTCACTTCAGATATCCTGACAGAGCAGGCTGTTCAGATAAAGGCCGGCGATGTGGTTGAATTATATGGTGAAGCCATTGGCGAAAAGCCGTTGCGTGCGACCGTTCGTCTTGTTGAACCACAGGCGTTTACCAAATTATCTTCGTTGGGTGTTGAGCAGCAGCGTGTACCCGTTCGTATTGCATTTGATCCCAAAGACTACAAAGCATGGCAGCGTGCGGGAAAAAAACTCGGACTCGGCTATCGCGTTCAGGTTCGCGTTATCACAGGAGTGCGCAACCAGGCACTGGTTATTCCGCGTACGGCACTATTTCGCAGCAATGACCAGCAATGGCAGGTCTATGTTGTGCGCAATGAAAAAGCCGTGCTAACAACGGTCGAGCTCGGATTAATGAATGATGAACAGGTTGAAGTCGTCAAAGGTGTGCAGGAGAAAGATCAGGTAATCATTGCTCCTGACACCTCGATTAAAAACGGAATTCGCGTAAAAGCGGATCATTAA
- a CDS encoding TlpA family protein disulfide reductase, translating to MHLKKIEAWRAEVMAKRWIIMGLACITALLTGGGCRRDTAVGGAMTTLSADAVSVRAQNITDSKMFDMASMNGYPVVLLTWATWNKPSLEALRTLNELVDSYEHRGLRAVAIVMDTDKSEVVKRTIEEMHIHFPVIYWTDISANLDFLKVRAIPSWVLTDRDHRVQQVAGGFMASAALQDAVECLIAPHATD from the coding sequence ATGCATTTAAAGAAAATCGAAGCGTGGAGGGCTGAAGTGATGGCAAAGCGATGGATTATAATGGGGTTGGCCTGTATCACGGCGTTGCTGACGGGCGGCGGCTGTCGTAGAGATACCGCTGTCGGTGGCGCGATGACTACGCTGTCAGCTGACGCTGTTTCTGTTCGTGCGCAAAATATCACTGATAGTAAAATGTTTGATATGGCGTCCATGAACGGATACCCCGTTGTCCTGCTGACGTGGGCCACATGGAATAAACCGTCATTAGAAGCACTGCGCACGTTAAATGAACTGGTTGATTCATACGAACATCGTGGATTACGCGCGGTGGCCATCGTGATGGATACAGATAAAAGTGAAGTCGTAAAGCGTACCATTGAGGAGATGCATATTCATTTCCCTGTGATTTACTGGACCGATATATCTGCGAATCTGGATTTTCTAAAAGTGCGCGCCATTCCTTCGTGGGTACTGACTGACAGGGATCATCGCGTGCAGCAGGTCGCCGGCGGTTTTATGGCGTCCGCCGCATTGCAAGATGCTGTCGAATGCCTAATTGCACCACATGCAACGGATTAA
- the clpX gene encoding ATP-dependent Clp protease ATP-binding subunit ClpX, producing the protein MPKKTDKVCSFCGRSQKEAGRLIAGPDANICPECVRLASAIVEHEPKNEDDGEALHFNVPKPHEIKACLDEYIVGQDTTKKVLSVAVYNHYKRIKYNLDHADELADQDDNTEVEIDKSNILLIGPTGCGKTLFAQTLARLLDVPFSIADATTLTEAGYVGEDVENILLRLIQSADNNLKRAEIGIIYIDEIDKIGRKTENVSITRDVSGEGVQQALLKIVEGTVANIPPTGGRKHPQQEYLKLNTQNILFICGGAFVGLDQFMQRRKGKQSLGFHRQQAKKKSAVASYIAPEDLIHFGLIPEFVGRLPVVSQLTDLSESDLVRVLTEPRNSVIRQYKKLMELEGVELTFTPDALKEIAAAAARRKTGARGLRAILEQLMLDFMYDAPMKDEVKNYKMTKGDIVKKLILLGMKEEDEPTA; encoded by the coding sequence ATGCCAAAAAAGACAGATAAGGTCTGCTCTTTCTGTGGTCGCTCACAGAAGGAAGCCGGGCGGCTGATTGCCGGCCCCGATGCAAATATTTGCCCGGAATGTGTGCGCCTGGCGTCGGCGATCGTCGAACATGAACCCAAGAACGAGGACGATGGCGAAGCACTGCACTTTAATGTGCCTAAACCCCATGAAATTAAGGCGTGCCTTGATGAATATATTGTGGGGCAGGATACTACAAAAAAGGTGCTTTCGGTTGCGGTCTACAATCACTACAAACGTATAAAATATAATCTGGATCATGCCGATGAACTGGCTGATCAGGACGACAATACGGAAGTGGAAATTGATAAAAGCAATATTCTGCTGATTGGCCCCACGGGGTGCGGTAAAACGCTGTTTGCCCAGACGCTGGCGCGTCTTTTGGATGTGCCTTTCAGTATTGCCGATGCAACGACGCTGACAGAGGCCGGCTATGTGGGCGAAGATGTGGAAAATATTCTTCTGCGTTTGATTCAGTCTGCGGATAATAATCTGAAACGGGCTGAAATCGGGATCATCTATATTGATGAAATCGATAAAATCGGGCGTAAAACGGAAAATGTTTCCATTACCCGTGATGTGTCCGGTGAAGGGGTGCAGCAGGCATTGTTGAAAATTGTCGAAGGTACGGTAGCGAATATTCCGCCCACAGGTGGGAGAAAACATCCGCAGCAGGAATATCTTAAGCTGAACACACAGAATATATTGTTTATTTGCGGCGGTGCGTTTGTTGGGTTGGATCAATTCATGCAGCGTCGCAAAGGCAAACAGAGCCTCGGGTTTCATCGACAGCAGGCGAAAAAGAAATCGGCAGTTGCGTCGTATATTGCGCCGGAAGATTTGATCCATTTCGGGTTGATTCCCGAATTTGTCGGTCGTCTGCCTGTGGTTTCGCAGCTCACCGATTTATCGGAAAGTGATTTGGTTCGCGTTCTGACTGAACCGCGTAATTCTGTGATCCGTCAGTATAAGAAACTGATGGAGCTGGAAGGTGTGGAGCTGACGTTCACGCCGGATGCGCTGAAGGAAATCGCCGCTGCGGCGGCACGCCGCAAGACGGGAGCCCGCGGACTGCGTGCCATTTTGGAGCAGCTGATGCTGGACTTCATGTACGATGCGCCCATGAAGGACGAGGTTAAGAACTACAAGATGACCAAAGGTGATATTGTTAAAAAGCTTATCCTTTTGGGCATGAAGGAGGAAGACGAGCCGACGGCTTAG
- the clpP gene encoding ATP-dependent Clp endopeptidase proteolytic subunit ClpP codes for MLIPMVVEQTGRGERAYDIFSRLLKDRIIFLGTAINDEVANLIVAQMLFLQGEDPEKDISVYINSPGGSVTAGMAIYDTMQFLKCDVTTYCVGQAASMGALLLAAGSAGKRYALPHSRIMIHQPLGGAQGQASDISIQAREILRVRDELNQIMAHHTGRAFDEIERDTDRDNFMTAVEAKEYGLVDEVVDFGNLKGKKGS; via the coding sequence ATGCTGATACCAATGGTTGTTGAGCAGACGGGACGAGGCGAAAGAGCATACGACATCTTTTCGCGGTTGTTGAAAGATCGCATCATATTTTTGGGTACGGCGATCAATGACGAAGTCGCCAATCTTATTGTGGCACAGATGTTGTTTTTACAGGGTGAAGATCCGGAGAAGGACATCAGTGTCTACATTAATTCTCCCGGTGGATCGGTCACCGCCGGAATGGCTATTTATGATACCATGCAGTTCCTGAAATGCGATGTGACAACGTACTGCGTCGGTCAGGCCGCCAGTATGGGTGCTTTGCTTCTGGCTGCCGGGTCGGCGGGAAAACGTTACGCGCTGCCGCATTCCCGCATCATGATTCATCAGCCGCTGGGCGGTGCTCAGGGGCAGGCGTCTGATATCAGTATTCAGGCGCGTGAAATACTGCGTGTCCGTGATGAACTGAATCAGATTATGGCTCATCACACGGGTCGTGCTTTTGACGAAATAGAACGGGATACCGACCGTGATAATTTTATGACCGCAGTGGAAGCGAAAGAATACGGACTGGTGGATGAAGTCGTTGATTTTGGAAATTTAAAAGGCAAGAAGGGTAGCTGA
- the tig gene encoding trigger factor translates to MEVTVNSIGPCRKTLDIVVPVEDVNKVWDEMVAQFVKIAKVPGFRPGKAPVNLVLSRYRKDIASEVQERLTGEAYRDAIKDQSLKTVSVIDARINPLKQGEPFTFALDVDVVPEFEMPEYSVELEGYESIVSDSEIQKELDSFNVRNATFDLVTGRPVESGDYVEISFEARVDGVPLEEVEPEAKQLARSKSMLTATDENEILPGLGRGLIGASVGEEVMIGVNFGEDIQLESLQNKDINYLVKVKSIKTRTVPELSDEMAKEAGYDTVDALKTAIHDNIKGNRDGQEKERRRDLIGRYLLDLVDFEVSETERREEAAEVVQSIVRHNLQRGIKEEFLKEKHSEIYETAESQAADNVRLRYILDAIADEKKIVATDNEVLDYIKRIASYSKSSVDDLYEQARKNGRLERIKTMLRNGKTMDQLLETATVTIVERPVPVAPEDSMDDEEDDDIEEV, encoded by the coding sequence ATGGAAGTTACGGTCAATTCGATAGGTCCCTGCAGAAAAACATTGGATATTGTTGTCCCGGTTGAAGATGTTAACAAAGTTTGGGACGAAATGGTCGCGCAGTTTGTCAAAATTGCCAAGGTGCCGGGGTTCCGCCCGGGCAAAGCACCTGTAAATCTGGTTTTAAGCCGGTATCGCAAAGATATTGCATCCGAAGTGCAGGAACGTTTAACCGGTGAAGCGTATCGTGATGCGATCAAGGATCAGTCATTAAAAACCGTTTCCGTTATTGATGCACGCATCAATCCTCTGAAACAGGGTGAACCCTTTACTTTTGCGCTGGATGTGGATGTGGTTCCGGAATTTGAAATGCCGGAATACTCGGTTGAGCTCGAGGGCTATGAGTCTATTGTTTCTGACAGCGAAATTCAGAAAGAACTGGATTCTTTCAATGTGCGCAATGCCACGTTTGATCTGGTCACAGGGCGTCCTGTCGAGTCCGGTGATTACGTGGAGATTTCATTCGAAGCGCGGGTCGATGGTGTGCCGCTGGAAGAAGTGGAACCGGAAGCAAAACAGCTGGCGCGTTCGAAATCCATGCTGACCGCTACGGATGAAAATGAAATTTTACCGGGTCTTGGTCGTGGTTTAATAGGTGCCTCCGTCGGCGAAGAAGTGATGATCGGCGTGAATTTTGGCGAAGATATTCAGTTGGAAAGTCTTCAGAACAAGGACATCAATTATCTTGTGAAGGTGAAATCAATCAAGACGCGTACCGTTCCTGAGCTTTCAGACGAAATGGCTAAAGAAGCGGGTTATGATACCGTCGATGCACTGAAAACAGCGATTCATGATAATATCAAAGGCAATCGCGACGGTCAGGAAAAAGAACGACGTCGTGATCTGATTGGCAGATACCTGCTGGACTTGGTTGATTTTGAAGTATCTGAAACGGAACGTCGCGAAGAAGCCGCAGAAGTGGTTCAGAGCATTGTCCGTCATAACTTGCAGCGCGGGATCAAAGAAGAGTTTTTGAAAGAGAAGCATTCTGAAATTTATGAAACGGCTGAAAGTCAGGCCGCTGACAATGTTCGCCTGCGGTACATTCTGGATGCGATTGCAGACGAAAAGAAGATCGTCGCCACAGACAATGAAGTGCTCGATTACATCAAGCGCATCGCATCGTATAGCAAAAGTTCGGTGGATGATCTGTACGAACAGGCTCGCAAGAATGGTCGGTTGGAACGTATTAAAACCATGTTGCGTAACGGTAAAACGATGGATCAGCTGCTGGAAACAGCAACGGTTACTATTGTTGAACGCCCCGTGCCTGTGGCACCGGAAGATTCCATGGATGACGAAGAAGATGATGATATTGAAGAAGTCTGA
- a CDS encoding SIS domain-containing protein gives MGNTVDKYVEKLVSRVPELSVCAVELESIAALLCSCFRAGGKVLVCGNGGSAADAEHISGELLKQFMKPRAFRSETAKALGPLAEYLQPGLPVIPLVSFMALLSAYSNDCQPQYMFAQLVQSLGQPGDVLLALSTSGNSENICLAAETARAMGLYVVGMTGEGGGTLKALCDICLCAPSTCVYEIQEYHVPLYHTLCMMVEDRMF, from the coding sequence ATGGGGAACACTGTGGATAAATATGTAGAAAAATTAGTCAGCCGGGTTCCTGAACTGTCCGTGTGTGCGGTAGAACTGGAATCGATCGCAGCGTTGTTGTGCTCGTGTTTTCGTGCAGGCGGAAAAGTTTTGGTCTGCGGCAACGGGGGCAGTGCGGCGGATGCAGAACATATTTCCGGGGAACTGCTTAAGCAGTTTATGAAACCGCGTGCGTTTCGGTCCGAAACAGCAAAGGCCTTGGGTCCGCTGGCCGAATATCTGCAACCGGGATTGCCGGTGATTCCGCTGGTCAGTTTTATGGCGTTGCTGTCGGCATACAGTAACGATTGTCAGCCGCAGTACATGTTTGCCCAGCTTGTGCAGTCTCTGGGCCAGCCGGGTGATGTACTGCTGGCACTGTCGACATCGGGAAACTCAGAAAATATATGTCTCGCGGCGGAAACGGCCCGAGCCATGGGATTGTATGTGGTGGGCATGACAGGGGAGGGCGGTGGAACGCTCAAAGCCCTTTGCGATATATGTCTATGTGCTCCGTCAACTTGTGTTTATGAAATACAGGAATATCATGTACCCCTCTATCATACCTTGTGTATGATGGTAGAAGATCGAATGTTCTAA
- a CDS encoding peptide chain release factor-like protein, giving the protein MKISQIRDSKRDELEQRMMALEISEADLEERFVCGSGNGGQKVNKTSSCIVLRHISSGTVVKCQKTRSQASNRYFARKELCERLEEIKLGKESKRQKEIAKLRHQKQRRSRRAKAKMLAEKKNVGASKVLRKNITRSYHED; this is encoded by the coding sequence ATGAAAATATCACAAATACGAGACAGCAAGCGGGATGAATTAGAGCAGCGAATGATGGCGCTGGAGATCAGTGAAGCTGATTTAGAGGAGCGTTTTGTCTGCGGCAGCGGCAATGGCGGACAGAAGGTCAACAAGACCTCGTCCTGCATTGTTTTGCGTCATATTTCATCCGGAACGGTTGTCAAATGTCAGAAAACGCGTTCACAGGCGTCGAATCGTTATTTTGCCCGCAAGGAATTATGTGAACGGCTGGAGGAAATAAAGCTGGGAAAAGAAAGTAAACGTCAGAAAGAGATTGCGAAATTACGCCATCAGAAGCAACGTCGCAGTCGTCGGGCTAAAGCAAAGATGCTGGCGGAAAAGAAGAATGTGGGCGCAAGCAAGGTATTGCGTAAGAATATCACACGGTCATATCACGAGGATTAA